One genomic region from Bacillus rossius redtenbacheri isolate Brsri chromosome 6, Brsri_v3, whole genome shotgun sequence encodes:
- the LOC134533532 gene encoding uncharacterized protein LOC134533532 isoform X1 — protein sequence MGRMLVRECCCGCSLRSGTVAIGIYNAVMGLIGAIVYFIVAFKGNGDEERVGLYIVTAVICVVELLASMCLINGALKEKKRLITPWLVITTFLLVSYFVILNISIFLVVAAGSSMAFSLSGFLTVALTVYCLVVVYSYHESFGAGDDHNRIVTYTVENHQFPSLPVTVVPPPDFGYPQHGYPQHGYPPPDYPQQQPPPYDAPGPLFAAQSRDHKLQP from the exons ATGGGGAGGATGCTCGTGAGAGAGTGCTGCTGCGGTTGCAGCCTCCGCTCAGGAACAGTGGCCATAGGGATCTACAACGCC GTTATGGGGCTGATTGGAGCCATCGTGTACTTCATCGTCGCCTTCAAGGGCAATGGTGACGAAGAAA gaGTTGGCCTCTATATCGTAACAGCTGTTATTTGCGTTGTGGAGTTACTGGCAAGCATGTGTCTAATAAACGGCGCTTTGAAG GAAAAGAAGCGTTTAATCACTCCCTGGTTAGTGATCACTACATTCCTTCTTGTCTCTTACTTCGTGATTCTGAACATCAGTATTTTCCTTGTGGTTGCAGCAGGATCTTCTATGGCGTTTTCTCTTAGTGGATTCCTCACCGTTG CCCTGACGGTGTACTGCCTGGTCGTCGTGTACAGCTACCACGAGTCGTTCGGCGCCGGCGACGATCACAACCGCATCGTCACCTACACCGTCGAGAACCACCAGTTCCCGAGCCTGCCGGTGACGGTGGTGCCCCCGCCGGACTTCGGCTACCCGCAGCACGGCTACCCGCAGCACGGCTACCCGCCGCCGGACTACCCGCAGCAGCAACCGCCGCCGTACGACGCCCCCGGCCCGCTCTTCGCTGCGCAGTCGCGCGACCACAAGCTGCAGCCGTAG
- the LOC134533532 gene encoding uncharacterized protein LOC134533532 isoform X2, which translates to MGLIGAIVYFIVAFKGNGDEERVGLYIVTAVICVVELLASMCLINGALKEKKRLITPWLVITTFLLVSYFVILNISIFLVVAAGSSMAFSLSGFLTVALTVYCLVVVYSYHESFGAGDDHNRIVTYTVENHQFPSLPVTVVPPPDFGYPQHGYPQHGYPPPDYPQQQPPPYDAPGPLFAAQSRDHKLQP; encoded by the exons ATGGGGCTGATTGGAGCCATCGTGTACTTCATCGTCGCCTTCAAGGGCAATGGTGACGAAGAAA gaGTTGGCCTCTATATCGTAACAGCTGTTATTTGCGTTGTGGAGTTACTGGCAAGCATGTGTCTAATAAACGGCGCTTTGAAG GAAAAGAAGCGTTTAATCACTCCCTGGTTAGTGATCACTACATTCCTTCTTGTCTCTTACTTCGTGATTCTGAACATCAGTATTTTCCTTGTGGTTGCAGCAGGATCTTCTATGGCGTTTTCTCTTAGTGGATTCCTCACCGTTG CCCTGACGGTGTACTGCCTGGTCGTCGTGTACAGCTACCACGAGTCGTTCGGCGCCGGCGACGATCACAACCGCATCGTCACCTACACCGTCGAGAACCACCAGTTCCCGAGCCTGCCGGTGACGGTGGTGCCCCCGCCGGACTTCGGCTACCCGCAGCACGGCTACCCGCAGCACGGCTACCCGCCGCCGGACTACCCGCAGCAGCAACCGCCGCCGTACGACGCCCCCGGCCCGCTCTTCGCTGCGCAGTCGCGCGACCACAAGCTGCAGCCGTAG